The proteins below are encoded in one region of Maribacter aestuarii:
- a CDS encoding iron-containing alcohol dehydrogenase family protein, translating to MEIKKEIALKKIPTRTSEKYRNFPMVPRVVFGNGSFDQLRDILLSKRRHSEAPMIFLLDDVFEGTDLIDRIPNMFCDQIIFISAEEEPKTEQVDALVQKIKKQFHELPSGIIGIGGGTLLDLAKAVAILLTNKGGAADYQGWDLVPKKSVYHVGIPTISGTGAEVSRTTVLLGPHKKLGINSDYTTFDQVVLDPDLTKGVKKEQWFYTGMDCYIHCIESLNGTFLNAFSKSYGEKALELCKEVFLDNLSDSESRDNLMMASWHGGMSIAYSQVGIAHAMSYGLGYLLGVKHGIGNCLVFQHLEEYYPEGVKLFQQMVKKHDIVLPQGICGNLSEADLDQMVNVALGMEPLWENALGENWKSIITDDKLKSIYMKI from the coding sequence ATGGAGATTAAAAAAGAAATAGCATTGAAGAAGATACCTACTAGAACTTCGGAAAAATACAGGAATTTTCCCATGGTACCCAGGGTGGTCTTTGGGAATGGAAGTTTTGACCAATTAAGGGACATCCTTTTATCAAAAAGAAGACATTCCGAAGCGCCAATGATTTTTTTGTTGGACGATGTTTTTGAGGGTACCGACCTTATTGATCGTATACCTAATATGTTCTGTGACCAGATTATATTTATTTCCGCTGAAGAAGAACCTAAAACGGAACAGGTGGATGCTTTAGTTCAGAAAATTAAAAAACAATTTCACGAATTGCCTTCTGGTATTATTGGAATAGGTGGAGGAACCTTGTTGGATTTGGCCAAGGCCGTAGCCATACTGTTAACCAATAAAGGAGGGGCCGCAGATTATCAGGGTTGGGACCTTGTTCCAAAAAAATCGGTCTATCATGTAGGCATACCTACTATAAGCGGTACCGGAGCGGAAGTTTCCAGAACTACGGTGCTGCTGGGACCTCATAAAAAACTGGGAATAAACTCGGACTACACTACTTTTGATCAGGTGGTTCTAGATCCGGACTTGACCAAAGGAGTAAAAAAGGAACAGTGGTTCTATACGGGAATGGACTGTTATATACATTGTATAGAATCCCTAAACGGAACCTTTTTAAATGCTTTCAGTAAGAGTTATGGGGAAAAAGCACTGGAGCTTTGTAAAGAGGTATTTTTAGATAATTTATCAGATTCAGAATCTAGGGACAATTTAATGATGGCATCCTGGCACGGTGGTATGAGCATTGCCTACTCACAGGTGGGGATAGCCCATGCCATGAGTTACGGTTTAGGCTACCTATTAGGGGTCAAACACGGTATTGGGAACTGTTTGGTCTTTCAACATTTAGAGGAATATTATCCCGAGGGAGTGAAACTTTTCCAGCAGATGGTAAAAAAACATGATATAGTTTTACCACAAGGTATTTGCGGTAATTTAAGCGAGGCTGATCTGGACCAAATGGTAAACGTTGCGCTGGGAATGGAACCGCTATGGGAAAATGCTCTTGGGGAAAATTGGAAATCCATCATCACCGATGACAAATTGAAATCAATTTACATGAAAATTTAG
- a CDS encoding glutaminase has protein sequence MAEFQRIINSITKRANKSTDRGNVAAYIPELACVSNQKFGIHLLDIKKSNFSAGDVDEQFSIQSISKVITLAMAMGLIGEQVWQRVDVEPSGDPFNHLSLLEQENGIPRNPLINAGALVIADILVSQLKNPKDEFLDYIKKLADDETISFNPKVAKSEKITGFRNYAAANLLKSYGNLKNDVEVVLDFYFHQCSLEFNCKQLCNTFYFLINRGECQRGNTFLTISQVKRINSLMLTCGFYDEAGEFAFRVGLPGKSGVGGGIVALLPNEYCVATWSPGLNKKGNSALGMMALEHLTTETGLSIF, from the coding sequence ATGGCAGAATTCCAAAGAATCATTAATTCCATCACCAAGCGCGCCAACAAAAGTACAGACCGAGGTAATGTTGCGGCTTATATTCCCGAGTTGGCATGTGTGAGCAACCAAAAATTTGGCATCCACTTACTCGATATTAAAAAATCTAATTTTTCTGCGGGCGATGTCGATGAACAGTTTTCCATACAAAGTATCTCCAAAGTTATAACCCTCGCTATGGCCATGGGCCTTATAGGAGAACAGGTTTGGCAACGCGTAGACGTAGAACCTTCCGGAGATCCCTTTAATCATTTGTCCCTTCTTGAACAAGAGAACGGGATTCCAAGAAACCCTCTAATCAATGCGGGTGCTCTTGTAATAGCAGATATATTGGTTTCTCAACTTAAAAATCCAAAAGATGAATTTTTGGATTATATCAAGAAGTTAGCAGATGATGAGACAATCTCTTTTAATCCAAAAGTTGCGAAATCTGAAAAAATTACAGGTTTCAGGAATTATGCTGCTGCTAATCTTTTAAAATCTTATGGAAATTTAAAAAATGACGTAGAAGTGGTGCTGGACTTCTATTTTCATCAATGCTCACTAGAATTTAACTGTAAACAGCTGTGCAATACGTTCTATTTTTTAATCAACAGAGGAGAATGCCAGAGGGGCAATACTTTTTTGACTATCAGTCAGGTAAAGCGGATAAATTCTTTAATGCTCACCTGTGGCTTCTATGACGAGGCAGGCGAATTTGCCTTTAGGGTTGGTTTGCCTGGTAAAAGTGGTGTTGGGGGAGGCATTGTAGCTTTACTGCCCAATGAATACTGCGTTGCTACATGGTCGCCGGGACTTAACAAAAAAGGAAATTCAGCTTTAGGGATGATGGCCTTGGAGCATTTGACCACAGAAACCGGATTATCTATTTTTTAA
- a CDS encoding YebC/PmpR family DNA-binding transcriptional regulator — protein MGRAFEFRKARKMKRWSAMSKAFTRIGKDIVMAVKEGGPDPDSNARLRAVIQNAKSVNMPKDNVERAIKRASDKSLGDYKEILFEGYAPHGIAILIETATDNNTRTVANIRSYFNKCNGSLGTSGSVEFMFDHTCNFRIPAEGIDPEELELEMIDFGAEEVFVDDDGILIYAPFESFGAIQKELENREIEILSSGFERIPQVTKALSEEEAADVEKLLEKIEEDDDVQNVYHTMQE, from the coding sequence ATGGGAAGAGCTTTTGAGTTCAGAAAAGCACGTAAAATGAAGCGCTGGTCCGCTATGTCCAAAGCGTTTACAAGAATCGGTAAAGACATCGTAATGGCCGTGAAGGAAGGTGGTCCAGATCCGGACTCCAATGCCAGGTTAAGGGCGGTCATCCAGAATGCAAAGTCCGTCAACATGCCCAAGGACAATGTGGAGCGGGCCATTAAAAGGGCTAGCGATAAGAGTCTGGGCGATTATAAAGAAATTCTTTTTGAAGGTTATGCGCCCCATGGCATAGCTATTTTAATTGAAACCGCCACTGACAACAACACCAGGACCGTTGCCAACATCAGAAGTTATTTCAATAAATGTAATGGGAGTTTAGGTACTTCAGGTTCTGTAGAATTTATGTTCGACCATACGTGTAACTTTAGAATCCCAGCGGAGGGTATAGACCCTGAAGAGCTAGAATTAGAAATGATAGACTTCGGAGCGGAAGAAGTTTTTGTGGATGACGACGGTATCTTGATCTATGCTCCTTTCGAAAGTTTTGGAGCCATACAAAAAGAATTAGAAAACAGGGAGATTGAAATCTTATCCTCGGGCTTTGAACGCATTCCACAAGTCACCAAAGCCTTAAGTGAAGAGGAAGCCGCTGATGTAGAAAAACTATTAGAAAAAATTGAGGAGGATGATGATGTCCAGAACGTCTATCATACCATGCAGGAATAA
- a CDS encoding 1-acyl-sn-glycerol-3-phosphate acyltransferase has translation MRKIAKFIYFKLMGWSLKGEFPSHLKKCVIAVVPHTSWWDFLLGLLVRKIWNEQINYVGKKSLFDSPLGWFFRWTGGAPIDRSKSNDTVSAVSKVFESKEIFRLALSPEGTRKKVDKWKTGFYYIAKSAGVPIVLVAFDYGKKEIKISEPYEVTGNQDADFKTYETFFQGVKGKVAAYSY, from the coding sequence ATGCGTAAAATAGCTAAGTTCATTTATTTTAAACTCATGGGATGGTCCTTAAAGGGTGAGTTCCCGTCTCACCTAAAGAAATGTGTCATTGCTGTTGTTCCGCACACCAGTTGGTGGGATTTTTTATTGGGTCTGCTTGTACGAAAAATTTGGAACGAGCAAATTAATTATGTCGGAAAGAAAAGTCTTTTTGATTCACCATTAGGGTGGTTTTTCAGATGGACAGGTGGCGCTCCCATAGATAGGAGTAAGAGCAATGATACGGTTTCTGCTGTGAGCAAAGTTTTTGAATCGAAAGAGATTTTCAGACTAGCCTTATCTCCAGAGGGCACTAGGAAAAAAGTGGATAAATGGAAAACAGGGTTCTATTACATTGCTAAATCTGCCGGGGTGCCCATTGTACTGGTTGCTTTTGATTATGGCAAAAAGGAAATTAAAATTTCTGAACCGTATGAGGTAACGGGGAATCAGGATGCTGATTTCAAAACCTACGAAACCTTTTTTCAAGGCGTCAAAGGAAAGGTTGCTGCATATAGTTATTAA
- a CDS encoding 4a-hydroxytetrahydrobiopterin dehydratase, translating to MEKFTDKQIEDYLSQLEGWEYVDGAIETTFEFKDFKEAFSVMTRIAFECEAQGHHPDWSNVYKTVNIRLSTHDANGVTEKDFVLARSIEEIVESD from the coding sequence ATGGAAAAATTCACAGATAAACAGATAGAAGACTACTTAAGTCAATTGGAAGGTTGGGAATATGTTGATGGCGCCATCGAGACAACTTTTGAATTCAAGGATTTCAAGGAAGCATTTTCGGTAATGACTCGTATTGCCTTTGAATGTGAAGCCCAAGGCCATCATCCAGATTGGAGTAATGTTTATAAGACAGTAAATATTCGCTTAAGTACGCACGATGCTAACGGAGTGACCGAAAAGGACTTTGTTCTGGCACGGAGTATAGAAGAGATTGTTGAGAGTGATTGA
- the gcvT gene encoding glycine cleavage system aminomethyltransferase GcvT has protein sequence MKNTALTTTHEALGAKMVPFAGYNMPVSYEGVNAEHETVRKGVGVFDVSHMGEFLISGPNALDLIQKVTSNDASKLTIGKAQYSCLPNENGGIVDDLIVYRIKEEQYLLVVNASNIEKDWNHISKYNKEFNAEMRDISENYSLLAIQGPKAVEAMQSLTSINLADIKFYNFEVADFAGVEYVIISATGYTGSGGFEIYCKNEEVKQIWDKVFEAGANFGIKPIGLAARDTLRLEMGYCLYGNDINDTTSPFEAGLGWITKFTKDFVNSEALAKEKAKGPERKLIAFEMDERGIPRHDYDIVDGQGKKIGIVTSGTMSPSLGKGIGLGYVPVIFSEVGSKIQIQIRKNAIPATVVKLPFYKV, from the coding sequence ATGAAAAATACAGCCCTAACCACCACTCATGAGGCTCTAGGTGCCAAAATGGTGCCGTTTGCCGGATACAATATGCCTGTTTCCTATGAGGGCGTAAATGCCGAACATGAAACCGTTAGAAAGGGTGTAGGTGTTTTTGATGTTTCCCATATGGGCGAGTTCTTGATCAGTGGTCCTAACGCGTTGGACCTAATTCAGAAAGTCACCTCCAATGATGCATCCAAATTAACCATCGGTAAAGCTCAGTATAGTTGTTTACCCAACGAAAATGGGGGAATTGTAGATGACCTTATCGTTTATCGTATCAAGGAAGAGCAATATCTTTTGGTGGTGAACGCCAGTAATATTGAAAAGGACTGGAACCATATCTCCAAATACAACAAGGAATTCAATGCCGAGATGCGGGACATCTCGGAAAATTATTCCTTATTGGCCATACAGGGACCAAAAGCGGTGGAGGCCATGCAATCCTTGACTTCCATAAACTTGGCTGATATTAAATTCTATAATTTTGAAGTAGCAGATTTCGCTGGGGTAGAATATGTTATCATTTCTGCAACGGGATATACGGGCTCAGGAGGTTTCGAAATTTATTGTAAAAATGAAGAGGTAAAGCAAATATGGGACAAAGTGTTTGAAGCAGGCGCAAATTTTGGCATCAAACCCATAGGATTGGCGGCACGTGACACTCTTAGGTTGGAAATGGGGTACTGCCTATACGGGAACGATATAAATGATACTACGTCTCCCTTTGAGGCAGGGCTAGGATGGATTACCAAGTTTACCAAAGATTTTGTGAATAGTGAAGCATTGGCCAAGGAAAAAGCTAAAGGACCTGAGCGCAAACTGATTGCTTTTGAAATGGACGAAAGAGGTATTCCACGTCACGATTACGACATAGTGGACGGTCAGGGCAAAAAGATAGGTATAGTAACTTCAGGTACCATGTCACCATCCTTGGGAAAAGGGATAGGCCTAGGATATGTTCCCGTTATTTTTTCCGAGGTGGGAAGTAAAATCCAAATCCAGATACGTAAAAATGCAATTCCTGCAACGGTAGTCAAACTTCCCTTCTATAAAGTGTAA
- a CDS encoding aminopeptidase P N-terminal domain-containing protein, which translates to MRLFLVLFVALSSVSFMSSQKTPTDFLSAEFHKERRQAVRNMMPPNSIAVFFANAERNRANDVDYMYHQDPDFYYLTGYKEPNSVLLIFSEDQNLDGAIYDELLYVQERDPTAEQWNGKRLGVEGAKNQLGFEITLNGSEFANSTLDFKKFNKVLFFDFKNDVRDKRGEADLFDLVKVFKEKTDYPSDYNATRQQLYSMIKSTTVENRANVAQTLGRYLKYNEDLKDDELLQSFMEAQDEDLVNDIKEKVTLHLSANNLDSAIIAEIMNTLRETKTEEEMVLLKKAVEISAIGQAEVMKAMHPNMSETEIQGIHEYVFKKYGAEYEGYPSIVGGGNNGCILHYIENNKTEVGNDLVLMDLGAEYHGYTADVTRTIPANGKFTQEQKAIYDIVYDAQEAGIKASVVGAPFQAPGKAASEVVANGLLKLGIIKDVSEARTYFPHGTSHYLGLDVHDKGTYTSFKPNTVITVEPGIYIPEGSDCDKKWWGIAVRIEDDILITNDGPVNLSSDAPRTTEAIEAMMKQPSPLDDFVLPELD; encoded by the coding sequence ATGAGGCTTTTTCTAGTTCTATTTGTTGCACTTTCTTCTGTTTCTTTTATGTCCTCTCAAAAGACACCGACAGATTTTCTGTCAGCGGAATTTCATAAAGAAAGAAGGCAAGCTGTCCGCAATATGATGCCTCCAAACAGTATAGCTGTATTTTTCGCCAATGCCGAACGCAACCGTGCCAATGACGTGGATTATATGTATCATCAGGACCCCGACTTCTATTATCTCACAGGGTATAAGGAACCAAATTCGGTACTACTTATTTTTTCGGAGGATCAAAATTTGGATGGAGCAATTTATGATGAGTTATTATATGTTCAAGAGAGAGACCCGACTGCTGAACAGTGGAACGGCAAACGCTTGGGAGTAGAAGGTGCCAAAAACCAATTGGGTTTCGAGATTACACTTAATGGTAGCGAATTTGCAAATTCAACCTTGGATTTTAAAAAATTCAATAAGGTTTTGTTTTTCGATTTTAAAAATGATGTCAGGGATAAAAGGGGAGAAGCAGACCTTTTTGACTTAGTGAAAGTCTTTAAGGAAAAGACAGATTATCCTTCTGACTATAATGCTACAAGACAGCAATTGTACAGCATGATCAAATCCACTACCGTAGAGAACAGGGCCAACGTAGCACAGACCTTAGGCCGCTATCTCAAGTATAATGAGGACCTTAAGGATGATGAACTGCTACAAAGCTTTATGGAGGCTCAAGATGAAGACCTGGTGAACGATATTAAGGAAAAGGTTACGTTGCATCTTAGTGCGAACAATTTGGATTCCGCTATCATCGCAGAAATTATGAATACCTTAAGGGAAACAAAGACCGAAGAAGAAATGGTGCTTTTAAAGAAGGCTGTGGAAATTTCAGCCATTGGCCAGGCCGAGGTTATGAAGGCCATGCACCCTAATATGTCCGAAACGGAGATTCAAGGTATACATGAATATGTCTTTAAAAAATATGGTGCTGAATATGAGGGATACCCTTCCATTGTGGGCGGTGGAAATAATGGTTGCATCTTACACTATATAGAAAATAATAAAACAGAGGTTGGCAATGATTTGGTGTTAATGGATTTAGGAGCCGAATACCACGGCTATACAGCGGATGTTACCAGGACAATTCCTGCCAATGGAAAGTTTACCCAGGAACAAAAGGCAATTTATGATATTGTTTATGATGCGCAGGAGGCGGGAATTAAAGCTAGTGTAGTAGGCGCTCCTTTTCAGGCGCCCGGAAAGGCAGCGAGTGAGGTGGTTGCTAATGGGCTTTTGAAACTCGGAATAATTAAGGATGTAAGTGAAGCAAGAACATATTTCCCTCACGGAACTTCTCACTATTTAGGATTGGACGTCCACGATAAGGGCACTTATACTTCTTTTAAGCCCAACACTGTAATTACCGTTGAACCCGGGATTTATATCCCCGAAGGTAGTGATTGTGATAAAAAGTGGTGGGGAATTGCCGTTCGGATCGAAGATGATATATTGATTACCAATGACGGTCCAGTAAACTTATCCTCCGATGCTCCAAGAACTACGGAGGCTATTGAAGCGATGATGAAACAACCTAGTCCGTTGGATGATTTTGTGTTGCCAGAATTAGATTAA
- a CDS encoding sugar nucleotide-binding protein, which yields MENKKILILGGSGFLGHAFYKELCNYFNTYGTYYSQKKIFKSNKQFLRYDVEEDDIFQILSAIKPQVIISTLRGNFAAQVVAHQHIVEYLNQNDCRLYFISSANVFDYYSKYPSYENDKTLSESIYGRLKIKIENMLLRLPKEKMGILRVPMVFGNSSPRIKEMKNLIINNEPVEVFPNLVLNVTNDDKLTQQIHYLLNRNKTGIYHLGSNDLVHHEDFIKEVLERVGNFNPILKRVYTTNEERYLAVLPKINKLPKNLQFTYQEIIEHHILN from the coding sequence TTGGAAAACAAGAAAATATTAATCCTGGGAGGAAGTGGTTTTTTGGGTCATGCTTTTTATAAAGAGTTGTGCAATTATTTTAATACGTATGGCACTTACTACAGTCAAAAGAAAATTTTTAAGTCCAACAAACAATTTTTAAGATACGATGTGGAAGAGGATGATATCTTTCAAATTCTATCGGCCATAAAACCACAAGTTATCATTTCGACCCTGAGAGGAAATTTCGCCGCGCAAGTTGTAGCCCACCAACATATCGTGGAATACTTAAATCAAAATGATTGCCGTTTGTATTTCATATCATCGGCAAATGTTTTCGACTATTATAGCAAGTATCCGTCCTACGAAAATGACAAGACTCTATCGGAAAGTATCTACGGAAGGCTTAAAATAAAAATCGAGAACATGTTACTGCGTTTACCAAAGGAAAAAATGGGGATTTTAAGGGTTCCGATGGTTTTTGGAAACAGTTCTCCCCGAATAAAGGAAATGAAGAACTTAATCATTAACAATGAACCCGTAGAAGTATTTCCCAACCTTGTTCTTAACGTAACCAATGACGATAAATTAACGCAACAAATTCACTATCTTCTCAACAGGAATAAAACGGGAATCTATCATTTGGGCAGTAACGATTTGGTACATCATGAAGATTTTATAAAAGAAGTTTTAGAGCGTGTAGGTAATTTTAATCCCATACTAAAAAGAGTGTACACCACTAATGAAGAGAGGTATCTTGCTGTCTTGCCCAAGATAAACAAACTACCAAAAAACCTACAGTTTACGTATCAAGAAATTATTGAACACCATATTTTAAACTAA
- a CDS encoding homoserine kinase — protein sequence MNELKIFCPATIANISCGFDVLGVALDSVGDEMVIRKVGEKGIRIIKLEGQDLPMETEKNVAGVAGLALMADSGYNGGFEIEIYKKIKAGSGIGSSAASSAGAVWAMNELLGKPFSKLELVKFAMEGERLASGVAHADNVAPALLGGFTLVRSYDPLDVITIPAPKALYATVIHPQIEVKTSDSRKILKTNITMETGIKQWGNLGGLVAGLFKEDYDLIGRSLVDHIVEPIRSILIPGFDEVKQAVIDAGALGSGISGSGPSIFAFSKGISNAQAVAKAMEGVYNTIGIDYEIHVSKVNVDGVKKVP from the coding sequence ATGAACGAACTAAAGATATTCTGTCCGGCGACCATAGCCAATATCTCTTGCGGATTTGATGTTTTAGGTGTAGCATTGGATTCCGTTGGTGATGAGATGGTAATTCGCAAAGTAGGTGAGAAAGGCATTCGTATTATAAAATTGGAAGGTCAGGACCTACCTATGGAAACCGAAAAAAATGTTGCGGGAGTGGCCGGTTTGGCATTGATGGCCGATAGCGGTTACAATGGTGGGTTTGAAATAGAAATTTACAAAAAAATTAAAGCGGGTAGCGGAATTGGCAGTAGTGCCGCGAGTTCTGCAGGAGCTGTATGGGCAATGAACGAGTTACTTGGAAAACCGTTTTCTAAGCTTGAGCTGGTAAAATTTGCCATGGAGGGTGAACGTTTGGCAAGCGGTGTCGCCCATGCGGACAATGTGGCTCCTGCCCTACTTGGAGGCTTTACTCTTGTGCGTAGTTATGACCCGTTGGACGTCATTACGATTCCAGCGCCTAAAGCTCTGTACGCAACTGTTATTCATCCACAAATTGAGGTGAAGACTTCGGATTCTAGAAAAATACTTAAAACTAATATCACTATGGAAACCGGAATTAAGCAGTGGGGAAACCTTGGTGGGCTAGTCGCCGGGCTCTTTAAAGAGGACTACGACCTCATTGGGCGTTCCTTAGTGGACCATATCGTAGAACCCATCCGGTCTATATTAATTCCTGGTTTTGATGAAGTAAAACAAGCTGTTATTGACGCCGGAGCATTGGGAAGTGGTATCTCAGGCTCAGGACCTTCTATTTTTGCTTTCAGTAAGGGAATTTCTAATGCCCAAGCAGTGGCAAAGGCAATGGAAGGAGTTTATAATACTATTGGAATTGATTATGAAATACACGTCTCAAAAGTAAATGTAGACGGGGTGAAAAAGGTGCCATAA
- a CDS encoding HAD family hydrolase — translation MEIDFDGVKVIGFDADDTLWVNETYFRDTEEKFATLLEQYETKNKIDQELFKMEIKNLDLYGYGIKGFMLSMVESALELSNNQISQATLLKILNLGKAMLTHPVELLDGVEKVLKQLDGKYRLIVLTKGDLLDQEKKLERSGISEYFHHVEVLSDKKEKNYKNLLEHLEISVDEFLMIGNSLKSDVLPLVNIGARAIHIPFHTTWKHEDVAPPEEKNGYMILNTLEDVLRYL, via the coding sequence ATGGAAATAGATTTTGATGGTGTAAAGGTTATCGGGTTCGATGCCGATGATACCCTATGGGTCAACGAAACCTATTTCAGGGATACCGAAGAAAAGTTTGCAACACTATTGGAGCAGTATGAAACGAAGAATAAAATAGATCAGGAGCTCTTTAAAATGGAAATTAAGAATCTTGACCTGTACGGTTATGGTATAAAGGGTTTTATGTTGTCCATGGTAGAGTCGGCCTTAGAGTTATCGAATAATCAAATTTCACAAGCAACGCTTTTGAAAATTTTGAATCTAGGGAAAGCCATGCTTACCCATCCGGTGGAATTATTGGACGGTGTGGAAAAAGTCTTGAAACAATTAGACGGAAAATATAGATTGATTGTATTGACCAAAGGAGATTTGTTAGATCAGGAAAAAAAATTGGAGCGTTCCGGTATTTCAGAATATTTTCATCATGTCGAGGTTTTGAGTGATAAAAAAGAAAAAAATTATAAGAACTTGTTGGAACATTTGGAAATTTCGGTCGATGAATTCCTAATGATAGGAAACTCCTTGAAGTCCGATGTACTACCCCTTGTAAACATTGGGGCCAGGGCTATACATATTCCCTTTCATACCACATGGAAACATGAGGACGTAGCCCCTCCGGAAGAAAAGAACGGCTATATGATCCTTAATACGCTGGAGGATGTTTTACGGTACCTATAA
- the thrC gene encoding threonine synthase — MNFYSLNQNAPKVSFKDAVIKGIAPDKGLYFPESISPLPNSFFDQIGELTNHEIALRAIHQFVATDIPDEKLKEIIADVLDFDFPVVEIEDNVATLELFHGPTMAFKDVGARFMANCLGYFSEGEKSEVTVLVATSGDTGGAVANGFLEVDGVKVVILYPRGKVSDIQERQLTTLGLNITALEVDGNFDDCQKMVKTAFLDEALLENMQLTSANSINVARWLPQLFYFLFAYKKVKSKGREVIFSVPSGNFGNICAGMVAQRLGMPVKHFVAATNVNDTVPEFMQTGNYHPKPSIPTISNAMDVGDPSNFIRIRHLFKDDFKVLSENLSSYFFSDEETRVALLKIYEISGYVADPHGAVGYLGLKKYQQHHPQTYGVFLETAHPVKFLDVVEETIGQTIEIPRQIQKVMGKEKKSIAIKSYEELKVHLLKS, encoded by the coding sequence TTGAACTTCTACAGTCTAAACCAAAATGCTCCTAAGGTATCCTTTAAAGATGCGGTTATTAAGGGAATTGCTCCTGACAAGGGATTGTATTTTCCAGAAAGTATTTCTCCCTTACCGAACTCTTTTTTTGACCAAATAGGAGAACTGACCAACCACGAAATAGCTTTAAGGGCCATTCATCAGTTTGTAGCCACTGATATTCCGGATGAGAAATTAAAAGAGATTATTGCCGACGTTTTGGACTTTGATTTTCCGGTTGTCGAGATTGAGGATAACGTAGCTACTTTGGAACTTTTTCATGGCCCCACAATGGCCTTTAAAGATGTTGGAGCTCGTTTTATGGCTAATTGTTTAGGATATTTTTCTGAAGGAGAAAAAAGTGAAGTAACAGTATTAGTGGCAACCTCTGGAGATACTGGAGGGGCCGTAGCCAATGGTTTCTTAGAGGTTGATGGTGTAAAAGTTGTTATACTATACCCTAGAGGAAAAGTGAGCGATATCCAAGAACGGCAATTAACCACTTTAGGTCTAAACATAACGGCTTTGGAAGTGGATGGAAACTTTGACGACTGCCAAAAAATGGTGAAGACGGCATTTCTAGATGAAGCCCTTTTGGAAAATATGCAACTAACTTCGGCCAATTCCATAAACGTAGCACGATGGCTACCCCAGCTTTTCTACTTTTTATTCGCCTATAAAAAAGTCAAATCAAAAGGCAGAGAAGTCATTTTTTCAGTACCTAGCGGAAATTTCGGTAATATCTGTGCAGGTATGGTCGCACAACGTTTGGGTATGCCCGTAAAGCACTTTGTGGCGGCTACCAATGTAAACGATACGGTTCCTGAATTCATGCAGACCGGTAATTATCATCCAAAACCATCTATACCAACGATTTCAAATGCTATGGATGTCGGAGATCCTAGTAATTTCATCCGTATTCGTCATTTGTTCAAAGATGATTTTAAAGTCCTTTCCGAAAATCTATCTTCTTATTTCTTTTCGGATGAAGAAACCAGGGTAGCTCTTTTAAAAATTTACGAAATATCAGGTTATGTGGCTGACCCCCACGGTGCCGTAGGCTATTTGGGGCTCAAAAAATATCAGCAGCATCACCCTCAGACCTATGGTGTATTCCTAGAGACAGCACATCCAGTTAAATTCTTAGATGTCGTAGAGGAAACGATTGGGCAAACTATAGAAATTCCTCGTCAGATTCAAAAAGTAATGGGTAAGGAAAAAAAGTCCATAGCCATAAAAAGCTACGAGGAACTTAAAGTCCACCTCTTAAAAAGCTAG